The nucleotide sequence attttgtcagcatcaggcatccacagagtaatccttcggaacgattcatacaggaagcgacgaaatttcttcgcattgcaacagatggtcaacatcgccactgggacaggaaaatggcggaaatagaaaggtatctaaatacaattccgagcacagtaacaaaagagaccccagaatacatcatgaagggtgtattgccgataaggccatgggaagaccaagagccaaaagaatatcaacaggtgattgaaaccgtacagagaagattacggcgaagcaacgaaaaatatatccaaagacaggaacaaaatagaaaaagaagaccagtgactttccaaaagggtgaaaaagtactcgtgagggcattacgagtatcaaatcttcctggtggcatttgcgcaaagttgatgcctgttttcgaaggcccgtacatcgtgaataatgaaaatgggataaatagttatgagttgaggcacaggaactcggaaaagatccgaggaatttataatattcacgatgtatacaaatatcacgaataaaagacagaattacatgaagtagatagtaagttagggtataagacatagattaaagtaatgaaatatacagggagttggttttgcctcgagaaaatttatttaaaaatgcagataaattttatcgaatacaaggcggggatttgttatatttctatttgatataaaaattaaaatttgataattataaacaaaattcactttaatataaaatatttttaattttctcaacctcgggcatataaatttagaacaacctgtatacaacaaattgttatatttaattttaagaagtgattagaataagcgtacgaaactcggaacaatgtgcttagataaacaaagtgaatgacgcgtaccattatcgttcttctcggaaggtcgatcattagcctatgctaaataaaactcagtgaaatagatgatagttcattatcgtttttcgcggaaggtttcgatcattagcctatgctaaataagattcatttgaaagagagaataggtcattaaaatttgtaaatagttagaaagtattttagaatgggaattaaatattttcttttgaaatccattaagcatatttagaaagattaaaaattggttttgaggaatattacgaatgagagttggtggtggaagattgatttgtgaatctggaagggatatttagaaagtaggtgaatgaatgacaaagtgggatcagaatgttttgagctgtcgagaagtgaagtcgagtagtagacggtagtgttcgaggagtgagaaagccggtgtagttccgtgagtgtggagtatctatcgtggaacgagaagtaggccaggtcaagagtaaaagaacctccttgagcccagagtgtcccggtagctgatagcagtttcgaaaaaggtagaacacagcatcacgacacaagcaggaacgagagctattcgagctagttttcaaaggagaacatcactagaagccacggaagtaagtaattaatttataattcgccctgagattgaaaacatattgatatgtgatctggttaattaattagattagtattaatacattgattaaattaagtaacatataagaatattatctcatatcaataatcaagatcacatcaataattaatatgaaatgtatgcaatatgtagatatgtaaatattttcttattaaaatgcatataatataacaaaattacttttttttcttgagaaattattggtaattatagctttttcgttgttaatccgagtggtcatccttaatccactggttgaatagaagttttattggcgtcaagaaatggattgttacattcttgtttttttctctccttttcgaatttaacaaagccataattacatcttgcaaacaagtaggtactctctgagtgaattctaaataaactgcttctaacaattttataacaggcaacagtgcctttgtgtagacaaatagaaattattttatgacccatgcatttgtcggccatgctaaagatcgaattggtattcgtaacaaagtaataaatatttattaccctaataatatctaatccagcactacttacaggccgttgacgacaagccataataccaaacataatttaaatttttgtaaaaaaaatattctttgacctgcaaaatatgctaataagcggtattatctagctagatcctattccaataaacagataaatttattaaggcgtaaatggaaatgtttcgggaacttgaatttatattccataaaccgggatattcctataacagggattctaataagcgggttcgactgtattagtATTCCAGGgttaaaatagattttttcaaattttgcatatggatctaaaatttattctgaatattttttcaataccTTTTCGCCCAATCGAACGAAAAATTTGAGTTGTGTTTGGACCCCCCTCAAGCACATTTCCTGGCTACTTGCCTGCACGAGCTCGTCAATAAAATTGACTTTGAAATAATATAAAAGAATTTGCTGCAGTCAAATCAAGAAAAACAcccatttaattcaatttagattTAAGCTATCGCCTTCTAGAGCGTATGAGCGTatgagcgtaggcgcaaaattttgaaccattttttttaaatgtactcatttttttttcgaatcctgaaaaaactaataaatatttttgaaaaatttaaacgcagaatgaaatattacattattacccagggccgaaagtccattagaataaacaaatcagttacaagaaaaataaaatttgagttcatgcaatttctgttgttttattacaagtaaaaaataaaaaaatatagatttGTTTCATAAGTGGATAGGTATAGTAGATTTAAGGGCGCTAAAATATATGCCGCACGCGGGCGCCGCTCAGCTTTGCGGGGGCTCTGactgtgtatatttaaaaaatctaacgatttgagAGGGGCGTGAGTAAATGGACGAAGCACAAAGTTTCACAAATagaaagcgaatatttcacgaaatgaacatcagatcgaaaaactgaaaaatacttgtttaatatttttcaaagatctatcgaataacaccagACACGAACCCCCAAAGAGGTggagtgggggttactttaaaatcttaaatagaaacctccattttttattgcagatttttttgGTGCAACTTTTGGCGCAAAACAAAATGTTTGGTAGTGCTTACttataatgcaaataatattttttttggaaacttgttttttaattttgatttataattttttaaataaattaaaggtcgtcaaatttaatttagtaagtcttatataaaagactgtttcttcagctttgcagaaaaaaattgtaaaagcCTTAATATGAACATGAATTATCGCAGCacttaaaaaagtaaattttgagcAAAACTAAagcatttttaattatttaaacaatgatcccctcatatgaatcatatactttcttgaaaatatctgtTTTGACCAGAACTTTGATAAGAAAtgtattccaacctgtacgaaattacattttgatttacatgtattgtatttttatttgatcggtctatTTAGTTTGTTTAGAGATATGTAGCTGTATATGCATTCTCTTGTGATAAACTAACAACTTTTGAAACCGGTCAGAGTGCTTATAGCGCTCTTTAAGCGAACTGAAATATACGACGGCTTTGGTTTCGTTTTGTAACGAGATGGTTATCCATATCGTTGGTTTGAAAGAAGAACGTCATaactcaaaaattgccattttttagGTTTACCCTCTAAACAACTATAAATGTTAAACTTTATTATGAGAAAAATTGTCAGAAGTTGCACTCATCTAATTACCGCTAGATGGCGACTTATAACAGTTTGACTTTGTCAAACCCATGCATTACATTTTATGGAAGAGCGTCGCAATATAGTTGTGTTTCAGTTGTTGTGGAAGTTACCACTGTTTTTTGGAGAACAGTGTTACAAGTTAAAAAAGGAACGTATTGTTTTGGggattttgtatttaatttttaatgcAAGACAGTTTAGTCCAAGTATAAGGACAAagcttcgcaatttttacagaattgatCGACTTGcctgaaaatttgagaataagtagcggatagtccaaggatcaaaatctatatgatgccgaaaggcgcttttaccatgggggtggttgccactccatctggggggtggaaattttttattatattttgaccacaaaagttggtaaaaacaatcattctaagcaaaaaacgttctatatatttttgtgatgaaattaatagttttcgatttatacgctatcgaaagtgttagttctatatcaaaaaaatcaatgttttgaataagttttctgctaataactccaaaagttttcgttttatcaaaactactttacttaacaaaaatgtaccttttgaaaaaataaacaaaatcgtttttttaaattttctttaagaccaacagtaatcgagctatactttattatatgttagctcctCTTCGtgaaatgctaaatattgtagtttcaaagtcaaatgacgggaaaactatgcactCTGCGAGGATagcttgttcaaactaatttaaagtatttcaaaatatctatcttcagaaatagaaaaaaagtctctagctcaaaaattaagtaacatataatgaaaagaatttcagtccctatttttttcagagAAAAAGTAATCGGAAGCAAccgccctaatcaccaccctaattcaaattagtcattgaccttattttgacttctttatttatgtattattaatagttcCTAGAAGTTTGAGCGGCCTAGAATGATTggtattaaaaaaatgaagttaaaagcgaataacgaatttttgtagtttggaaaaaaaattgcttattattcagaatagaaagattaggatcaaagatacgaaaaaatgtttaatataaaattgtagcttatttaattcccaagagcctgatttgcaaaaattttttctagggCAAAAATTAATGAagtattgacaattaaaacttgtaataagatccaaaaaccacctttaccaatcctttcaaagtcacctctttttgcgactgggGACTCTtaaaagatttaataataatacgcttatagatcttgtaaaaacataaaaaattattttttaacatactttctaagataaaaaataaaaaagttactgttaaaaaatcaatatatttttttgaaaaaaaaaggagaaatacgATTGGAAGCATAaaaatgtaagttagcggtgttttagtcattggtcttattcattattctttatttatgtattgttaatagattctagaagtttaagtggcttaaaatgattagttttaaaaaaactagagtaaaaagcgaataacgaatttttgtagtttggtaaaaatgccattttcttcagaatagaaagattagcatcagggatacgaaaaaatgtttaaatatgaaattgtaggctatttaattcccaagaaactggtttgaaatagctatttgtataacaagggaggaaagtgctacttttcctcgcgagaatgaagtttactgcccgacgcgtagcggagggcagtaatcattcaagggaggaaaaggcactttactcccatgttatacatatggtttttccaccttcctcaaataacgtCATTTTTTCATTTCTACTTCATTTATTtacgtaactaaccaacaaaatttattagaaccaaaacaaacaagtaggtacaatataactgtcaactgtcacatataagtcaaattattaatgtaaacattgttaaatcaaaataacaatttactgttttttaccattctacaaaatacagtgtgttttataaataaacgttaaaatgtatagatacttacgtaatagaaaatagatattgtacagggcgtccaTAAGttgtatttcatgaatgaaataccatgacgtcacttttacttttcctccctagggaggaaaaaatttttcctccctagggaggaaaagtacaactttgctccctaaaatcaggtccggaaaagtatactttcggtagaggtaggtggaaaaaattgtttctgcggcaaaaattgagtgaatcgtaaatgagtaggTACAATTGGTAAAACATTGACTTTTTCTATATacataaaactaacactttcgatagcaaataaatcgaaaactattaattttatcaaaataatgtataaaacattttttgcttagaatgaacgtttttatcatgTTTTGTagctaaaatataaaaaagaatgtgtgtgtactttgtacgcacgaaagaagatattcttctattatataggtaatttcaacgaagtaaatatacttaacaggttatttgtattttatttaaaaattaaactaacttttttatctaccactttcaaaaattttttattaaaacaaccaaaaataaaaaaaatgaatcgcccaggattcgaacccgcggCATTCCAATCacggagctaacgccctaccaactacaccagcgaggtccttctaattgacatgtaagtttcggatataattacacaacacggcgagacatagtataaaaatgttatgcctacataatatgttattattgtactacagagaaacacaaatccaaaaacacaagaattataataaataatacatttactaaaaaaactaatatattcttttaatgacttatttgcacggatacagatacataaatacctatcttgaaagattagcaaggaactacatactgtctgtgtgcgcaggcgcgcagatttatgtacaattttaacctcaatcgaatcgcgcctaaagaagaatatcttcaataataaatttccaccccgagatggggtggcaaccacccccatggtaaaagcgcctttcggcataatatagatttagatccttggactatccactacttattctcaaattttcaagcaaatcgattcattctgtaaaaattgcgaggtgaaaagcttcggttcctgggcAAGTTACATTTCGTCTTAGGTAAGTATTCCTTACAGGATATGTGCGTTTATATAGAATTATTATctgggctgctttatccattaggcaatataggcagttgcctagggcggcaaattgtgagagggcagcaaaaatactgtacaaagaaatatttgtacataaaaattaaaattgaataagaagtatgtatgttcatccatcaatgaaatagaagtgggcattcacttctaaatagaataaaacaaattgcattaataacaaaaataaaacaaacataacaTTCTGTGATCTTAACAATATTCATTCAAAAAGAGCGGAAGTCATAAAGTTAGTGATTATTAGGCCACCGGCAGCTGGGCAAAGGCAGTGGGCCATTGAACATTTcaatattgcatattttgcagaaactaaagatttGACTTGTCTACAGTAGGACatcgagttagagttgggattttcaaactgtattattacaagtAGATATGGTTCGTGTTGTCGCACagatatactccagggaaataagcaagaaatagaccatgttcgggacactgaaatatcgaggtagctgactacttttttagttattgttgacttttgccctataggatgaaaacctacatgtttcctgcctagagttcgcgtccgttttttaattattaacaatttagtgcaatcaacttgattttttacaatttttgcactcaattaaaaagctaaatagttgacataaaattgcaaaatgtatttttttagaacattgaaaatccttcaaaatgacgatttttgaaagtcaaaaagttaatttgttgcttcgcaaactgcaaaataactgaaaatcgttatttattgttaacctttactaaaactaacttatAACTGTAGTGTTTCACttaaagttgggtattggggtacataacaaacactcaaaatttgagaccgatccattaattagtttaaaagttattctatttgtttatcccagagacctttgttttgcaataacaaatgacagaaaataatgaagataggacaattctgcgtatgctATATGAAAGTaaaaaagtgatactatcaaaatgtattaagaaaagataaaaaattatataatatagtaaaaaatcctagtttataaacatttagaataactttaaaaatattgtccgtagaaaacatttttttcatattcTAAAAGGAgatattttactaaaatttttaaaaatgtaattcaaatggtgactagtcatggtaagtgaagggggagctactgctttgattgcactaaattgttaataattaaaaaacggacgcgaactctaggcaggaaacatgtaggttttcatcatataggtcaacaataactaaaaaagttgtcagttaCCTGGCGGGAGCCGGTGGGGGATACAACGGCCTACTTtattacccaagtttttttatgtattttgtcccgtagaacacgaattttttgatgGAATCCggaacagttgatccggatgtcgataagattgttagaaacaaagaacttgaggaattacataacagtgattctTAGCAAAACAAAATCTTTATTTGGAacattgtaagcaaaaaatattattacaagttttttcgtaggatgcatagtttttgagataaacgcggttgaattttcaaaatatcgaaaaattgcaatttttgaacccgaatatcttttgattaaaaaataaaatagtaattctgctcaacgcatttgaaagtttatgtcaaattataccggttttgattatttgcattgctaaaaattattttttttattgttaaacaaagctataaacacatagtgcttgagtaatgttttcaatgcatctctcatttaaaatcgaacgagtaggcatgcctacaaacaggcaatttctacgtattatgcattaaaacgcatgtattgggCACAGGTCAAAACGCTTAAACATACTTATAATAGTAATATGTAACATTACGCCTGAtgtagaataaaaaatatttttaacattcttatttaattaaaaaattctgcttgcattttttttcgcaaaaatggtacatgtttgaagggcggctactagagaattgcctagggcgtcatttgacctaaacgcggccctgattATTATGAGCAATACAGTaacatttcaacaaattttggGAAAACTGTTACAAATGTTAATTACAGGTAGAAAGGTGAGAACAAGAAAGgtttttctatttatatttaaatgataataatgggctctttaatattgtaaaagattttacctcttattttttaccttaccaaaattataatgaaaactagcacattaaaattttaaaacgtcgcTCCTGAAAATTGGAACTTTTTGACTTGTAACAGTGTTCTTCCAAACCAACGATATTTACAACAAAATGTATTCAGTCAATTTACAGACTTACCAACAATTGGAGTACGAAATTTGAATGCCAAGCTATTCAACAGCAAATTTACGTTGTAGGCCACTTGCACTATCAGCAAATCAAACTTATCATGCTGATCATTGATAATGTGTTGTACTGGTCCATATTCCCAGATATTCATTGTCAACTCCTTTCCTGCATGAAGCAGGTAATCCAGTCTATGCAACGTTGAAGCCAACTTGACATATTCGTTTGGCCACCCGTACTTTGATAGTATATCATACGCGAAAGGAATGTCTATTTCTGTCAGATTTGTTAAACTTGGGTCATAAAGGGGCTGAGGAGTAACGACGGTAACATTGTGGCCTCGTAACGACAGCTGTTTCCATATCGGTTGAAAAATTATCTGGTTACTGTATGAGGGCGTGGGAAAGAATCCTAAAATTCTTACGCACTGGATAAAGCTAAATGAGTTTAAGAGCACGAACAATACAAGCATGGTTACTATGGTTAGTTCAAGTTAATACACGATTACTTAACGTTTGAAATGTTTttcttttgtatttgtattaataGTTATTAGGCtgttaaaattatttgaaattgCCATTCCATTTAAGGAACTTTTACATAACTCGCTTTTTAATGTATGTAAAGTGGGATATTTTAAAAGCTAGCAATTTTTACTTAATTATCCATAAATTAAAAGTATTTGCAAGTCACAAAATATACATGTAGGATTCTTTAAaaacaatcgtaataaaagttcgcgtgatgtttaacagttttaattaataaaatagacaactattatagatactattaaattgacgaagTGTAAAATGATTGTGAAATTGCGACTAAAATTTTACGAGTTCTCACAAAAGAAACTGTCTTTGAAATAATCGCGTTTATCTACTTAATATATGACCGGCTTGTCAATATACAAGTACGTCTTAAACTTCGCGTCCTTTCGATTATCGCCAAATACAGCCTCTTTCATTCGAATCTCAAAATCGACTGACTCTCGCACCcctacgctaaataaaaatctcTTACATCTAATCTCCCTTTTCCGTTTTCCCCTGAGAATCAACCTATTAAATATTGGTTCAAAGTATATACCGACCTTTTCCAATAAacgaaaactattaaaattagtcaaGGCGGCTACTTGTTTATCTTGCTTCCAAGGgcaagaacagaacaagtgggtcgaggtggaggtgtaggtcgcggtggatgctactagtcaagtcgcggtcgatgtcgacagcacatagcaaggaggtcacctgcgctgtcagtcgagctagaaccactatcaagtgaagtagtttaatgaaatttgaatgacaaaatgaactgtgcttttgcgatgttgtgtcagtcaagtgcggatagtgatgaaatgtcagctgtaaataatcagatcctccttcatatttcaaaaatttactgaatttaattactttataaattcaaaaataaactgaataaaaaaagggattatataaaaagtatcaactcagatagcgctggtaatgacaacttggcttcgaacggaccaatcacaggaaagcatccttgtaggccgcgcagtagacatccatgtaaaacaaactcattttattttcaaaagcatctaTCTGTAAACcacctggatggcatcgcgctaaacttcaaccgcgacttacctgctctgttctcttccatttaCTAATGCCCAGTTGCACCAACAGACTGTAAATCAACTGATTTGCTAACCGTCAATTCGACGATTTAAATCAATGATCAATGGTTATTTTTCAAACGGGTTgcactatagggcttttcatcgattgccatttgtttcgagcttctgtcatgtgtcacataatattaatatatttacgtcatacgttattggtatataacaatgatacaaactagagacgtatgacgtagatatattaatattatgtaacacacgacagaagctcgaaacaaatgactgtgaatgaaaagccctattcaaaaAAACTGTTGGTTTACAAACCGACAATATATAAGCACAGAATAAGGAACAAGTTGTTTCCTATTCTGTGATATAAGTGGCAACATCGTACTTCATTCGATTATTTCATTCGAATCCGAGTGTCGTCTGTCAAAAAAGATTGTCAAAGAAAGTTTTGTTTGTGTAGTTTGTAAGGTTATGTCAATTGAATTGAactatattgttttgttttctttcaATTTTGTTTGTATTATACTTATCATACTTACGATGAAAATAAAGGAAGCCACTTCTCTAGTTTAGAGAAAGATATAATTTTAGATTTAgcaattaaatataaatttataatagaaaataaacaGATGGTGTGACAAATAAACAAAAAGCCCTTGCATGGGAAAATATTAGCTTGTTATATGGGAAAATATACCTTGTTTTAAATTCATCTTTATTATACTTATTATACTATACAATTCATTGCGATTTCTTACAGATCTTATATTTGGTAGCATATGCATTATATCTTCCAAATCGTCAGAAGATGAACTTGATGATAAatccatttttataaattataatctaTGATGATACTATGATACTTTATTAgataatagagagatatcgaaaccctatTTAACATAGATcctttaataaaagttccttcttcttcttactcTCTTTCTTGGCTTGCATACCTACTTGTGCATCTGTCAGTACATTTGATTGTATTGCATCTCGTCTTGCTCTAATCAATGCTGCAACACTGAAATGAAAACCTAAAAATGTTGCCTTGATTTACCATTTTGTTAATGTTTAAATGaatcatagaaaaaagtgttgtctgatttggtagaatgcgatcttacccttcaaaaaatatgtcacgtatttcagcacctgggaaattggaaggatactacaaatctggcctccacataagtggtctgtagcttcgacatgataagtgtgaaattttaaacgttcttgctgttgattggataggaagggtagcgttatctagcctccacgctaggtacaccatagcctccatacggtacttccaatatttaatattattttattaaagtggccaataaaggtaaaacacaaacaacttttgtttcttaattatttatttatacaataatgtgacattttacatagaaatattagtatttaatttcgattaaatatatgtttacttgttgaatttatcggctgcacacaacagctgatcggccattagacccaacaacaaaacgcgaaataaaatgtgtattttaaaactgttggataaacagtacctacaatcagaaaaacttacctttaaaaaggtactcgattaaaaatatcaaaaaacacgactg is from Diabrotica virgifera virgifera chromosome 9, PGI_DIABVI_V3a and encodes:
- the LOC126891611 gene encoding UDP-glycosyltransferase UGT4-like; translation: MLVLFVLLNSFSFIQCVRILGFFPTPSYSNQIIFQPIWKQLSLRGHNVTVVTPQPLYDPSLTNLTEIDIPFAYDILSKYGWPNEYVKLASTLHRLDYLLHAGKELTMNIWEYGPVQHIINDQHDKFDLLIVQVAYNVNLLLNSLAFKFRTPIVGKSVN